A window from Micromonospora terminaliae encodes these proteins:
- a CDS encoding TetR/AcrR family transcriptional regulator translates to MARSDSGVRPSEARQRLLTTATRIFYGEGIHSVGVDRIIAEAKVTRATFYRHFPGKEDLVLAYLRAADHAIREQVDAASAAALPAPDALRAIAESIARDIRSAGFRGCAFLNAVAEYPDPDHPVHQAVLAHRQWFLDTITTLLASIEETEAESGARHFVMLRDGAMAAGCLFDPALISETFLHGVEGLIRAHAARRPS, encoded by the coding sequence ATGGCACGTAGCGACTCCGGCGTCCGGCCGTCCGAGGCGCGGCAGCGCCTCCTCACCACCGCGACCAGGATCTTCTACGGCGAGGGAATCCACTCCGTCGGCGTGGATCGGATCATCGCCGAGGCGAAGGTGACCCGGGCCACGTTCTATCGGCACTTCCCGGGCAAGGAGGATCTCGTCCTCGCCTATCTGCGGGCGGCCGATCACGCCATCCGTGAGCAGGTGGACGCAGCCTCCGCCGCCGCCCTGCCGGCACCCGACGCCCTGCGGGCCATCGCGGAGTCGATCGCCCGCGACATCCGGTCCGCCGGCTTCCGCGGCTGCGCCTTCTTGAACGCCGTGGCGGAGTATCCCGACCCCGACCACCCCGTGCACCAGGCCGTCCTCGCGCATCGGCAGTGGTTCCTCGACACGATCACCACCCTGCTGGCGAGCATCGAGGAAACCGAGGCCGAGTCCGGCGCGCGGCACTTCGTCATGCTCCGCGACGGCGCCATGGCGGCCGGGTGCCTGTTCGACCCGGCGCTGATCTCCGAGACCTTTCTCCACGGCGTCGAGGGACTCATCCGGGCCCATGCCGCACGCCGGCCGTCCTGA
- a CDS encoding low temperature requirement protein A, with product MAGGRGAGLLRPPTSSGRATFLELFFDLAFVVALTRVTQRFVDRSAHTGWALVVGLGGTLLLFLALWLIWSHTVWITSRYEPERSIIQAVVVGTMFAGLVMAVTLPRALEERALPFAAAYLVVMVVRPLVVAAALRGHPRRLVPLRLAAWAAASAPLWLAGAVGPDALRLPLWAAALAVDYLAWALGWPVPRLGASAVHQWRIAGTHLADRHQQMFLVALGETILVISMVFGGAGYSSVRAAAFGIAFATSALLWRIYFHRAGLLLPEALGRAGKPGRLGTVSERAHLLIVLGVLVTAVGYEVVIDHPFGPPRPGLLLFVVGGPVLFLVARTLLEYEIFGRVSESRVLGLVALLLFTPALARWAPMVGLSVVAGVLALVALLDALLSRGRPLEPAAPSVGPEKSAFGDRDSEA from the coding sequence ATGGCGGGGGGACGAGGGGCCGGCCTGCTGCGCCCTCCCACGAGTTCGGGTCGTGCCACGTTCCTGGAGCTCTTCTTCGACCTGGCCTTCGTCGTGGCCCTCACCCGGGTCACACAACGGTTCGTCGATCGGAGCGCTCACACCGGCTGGGCGCTCGTCGTGGGGCTCGGCGGCACCCTGCTGCTCTTCCTGGCGCTCTGGCTGATCTGGTCCCACACCGTCTGGATCACCAGTCGCTACGAACCAGAGCGGTCGATCATCCAGGCCGTCGTGGTCGGCACCATGTTCGCCGGCCTGGTCATGGCGGTGACGCTGCCACGCGCCCTGGAGGAGCGAGCGCTGCCGTTCGCCGCCGCGTACCTGGTGGTGATGGTGGTGCGGCCGCTGGTGGTCGCCGCCGCGCTGCGTGGCCACCCGCGACGTCTGGTGCCGCTCCGGCTTGCCGCATGGGCCGCGGCGAGCGCGCCGCTCTGGCTGGCCGGCGCGGTGGGACCCGACGCACTTCGCCTGCCGCTGTGGGCTGCCGCCCTCGCTGTCGACTACCTCGCCTGGGCACTGGGCTGGCCGGTGCCGCGGCTCGGAGCCTCGGCGGTGCACCAATGGCGGATCGCGGGGACGCATCTTGCCGACCGTCACCAGCAGATGTTCCTCGTCGCACTCGGAGAGACGATCCTGGTCATCAGCATGGTGTTCGGCGGCGCGGGCTACTCCTCGGTGCGGGCCGCGGCCTTCGGGATCGCATTCGCCACCAGTGCGCTGCTCTGGCGGATCTACTTCCACCGCGCCGGCCTGCTGCTGCCCGAGGCGTTGGGTCGGGCGGGAAAGCCCGGCCGGCTCGGCACGGTGTCGGAACGCGCGCACCTGCTGATCGTGCTCGGCGTGCTCGTCACCGCGGTCGGCTACGAGGTGGTGATCGACCATCCGTTCGGGCCGCCACGGCCCGGTCTGCTCCTGTTCGTGGTCGGCGGCCCGGTGCTCTTCCTCGTCGCCCGAACGCTGCTGGAATACGAGATCTTCGGCCGGGTCTCCGAGTCCCGGGTGCTCGGCTTGGTGGCCCTGCTGCTGTTCACGCCCGCATTGGCCCGCTGGGCACCGATGGTCGGGCTGAGCGTGGTGGCCGGAGTGCTGGCCCTGGTCGCGTTACTCGACGCGCTGCTGAGCCGGGGACGGCCGCTGGAGCCTGCCGCCCCGTCGGTCGGGCCCGAGAAGTCGGCATTTGGCGATCGCGACTCCGAGGCGTGA
- a CDS encoding SDR family oxidoreductase yields the protein MNLLVVGASGFLGAEVCRQAVEAGHRVVGTYHSAAVAVPGVAPRRLDVTDRAAVRALLTGVRPDAVVATPYRYGDWTVTADGAAHIACAAAEVGARLVHLSSDALHGGRPTPYLDDDVPTPVNAYGAAKAAAETAVRAVDPGALLVRTSLIVGEGSKQIQLCRDALAGRAVLFTDEARCPVHVSDLAAAVLELVPTDLAGPLNVAGPEAVSRAEMGLLVARRLGLDAGGLRTTTTAELGRRHPGEVRLDSSRAAGLLRTRLRGITEVLV from the coding sequence ATGAACCTGCTCGTGGTGGGGGCCAGCGGCTTCCTCGGTGCCGAGGTGTGCCGGCAGGCGGTCGAGGCGGGGCACCGGGTGGTCGGCACGTACCACTCGGCCGCCGTCGCCGTGCCGGGTGTCGCGCCGCGCCGCCTCGACGTCACCGACCGCGCCGCCGTGCGCGCGCTGCTGACCGGGGTACGCCCCGACGCCGTCGTGGCCACCCCCTACCGGTACGGCGACTGGACGGTCACCGCGGACGGGGCGGCCCACATCGCGTGCGCCGCCGCCGAGGTGGGTGCCCGGCTCGTGCACCTGTCCAGCGACGCGCTGCACGGCGGCCGGCCGACGCCCTATCTGGACGACGACGTGCCCACGCCGGTGAACGCGTACGGGGCGGCGAAGGCGGCCGCCGAGACGGCGGTGCGGGCGGTGGACCCGGGGGCGCTGCTGGTGCGGACCTCGCTGATCGTGGGGGAGGGGAGCAAGCAGATCCAGCTCTGCCGGGACGCCCTGGCCGGCCGGGCCGTCCTCTTCACCGACGAGGCCCGCTGCCCCGTGCACGTGTCCGACCTCGCCGCGGCGGTGCTCGAACTGGTGCCCACCGATCTGGCCGGCCCGCTCAACGTGGCCGGCCCGGAGGCGGTCAGCCGTGCCGAGATGGGGCTGCTCGTGGCCCGCCGGCTCGGTCTCGACGCCGGTGGGCTCAGGACGACCACCACCGCAGAGCTGGGCCGGCGCCACCCCGGGGAGGTGCGCCTCGACTCGTCCCGGGCCGCCGGGCTGCTGCGTACCCGCCTGCGCGGCATCACTGAGGTGCTGGTCTGA
- a CDS encoding winged helix-turn-helix domain-containing protein has protein sequence MDIEGSRPEPREVRLDHRQARVLAHPLRMRLVGALRVKGPSTATALAEMLGTNTGATSYHLRQLAEVGLVVEDPDRGTGRQRWWQAAHDVTNWEPSDFDDDPDARAAIDWIQGDQVRLLAQHAEQWFATQHEWAPEWRDAFGMSDSFMTVPAARLTQIQAEVWELLERHRSEADPAEPGAEPVQIFLATYPLPKEFR, from the coding sequence ATGGACATCGAGGGATCGCGTCCCGAGCCGCGCGAGGTGCGGCTGGACCACCGACAGGCGCGGGTGCTGGCCCACCCGCTGCGGATGCGCCTGGTCGGCGCCCTGCGGGTGAAGGGCCCGTCGACCGCCACGGCGCTGGCCGAGATGCTCGGCACCAACACCGGCGCCACCAGCTACCACCTGCGGCAGCTCGCCGAGGTGGGGCTCGTCGTGGAGGACCCGGACCGGGGTACCGGCCGGCAGCGCTGGTGGCAGGCCGCGCACGACGTCACCAACTGGGAACCGAGCGACTTCGACGACGACCCGGACGCCCGCGCCGCCATCGACTGGATCCAGGGTGACCAGGTGCGCCTCCTGGCCCAGCACGCCGAGCAGTGGTTCGCCACCCAGCACGAGTGGGCGCCGGAGTGGCGGGACGCCTTCGGCATGAGCGACAGCTTCATGACCGTCCCGGCCGCCCGGCTCACGCAGATCCAGGCCGAGGTCTGGGAACTTCTCGAACGCCACCGCAGCGAGGCCGACCCGGCCGAGCCGGGCGCCGAGCCGGTGCAGATCTTCCTCGCCACCTACCCGCTGCCCAAGGAGTTCCGGTGA
- a CDS encoding MFS transporter, which translates to MTALSVRQVRFRYLTLYGLRWLPTGLLIPVMILLMQERGLSLSQIGLVATAQGVLVLALELPTGGLADALGRKPVLFVAWAVCLVSLVLFVVADSFWMFFLVWALQGIYRALDSGPLESWYVDATLAADPEAEYERGLGWAGTVIGVAIGAGALLGGGLVALGPVGPVSALTLPVLVAIVLQAAALVALTVLLVEHRPARGAAAVRASVAEAPRMVGQAVGLLRRNRVLLALVAVELFWGFGMITFESLLPVRLAEVVGGADRAAALLGPASSAAWLANAAGAALTPLLLRRLGAAPAAALMRVLQGVTVVGMGLLAGPVGVLIAYLACYTVHGASNPLHMGLLHRQVDGPYRTSVLSLNSMMGQPAGALGAVVLTALADATSVTVAMLVGAVVLAVAAPLYLPAWRVGRRTATAEPEAGEQRPGDSAAGPGHPGRALDPAGPVDPGTVVVSAPARSD; encoded by the coding sequence GTGACCGCGCTCTCCGTACGCCAGGTCCGGTTCCGTTACCTCACCCTCTACGGGCTGCGCTGGCTGCCCACCGGCCTGCTCATCCCGGTGATGATCCTGCTCATGCAGGAGCGCGGCCTGTCGCTGTCCCAGATCGGCCTGGTGGCCACCGCGCAGGGCGTGCTCGTGCTGGCGCTGGAACTGCCCACCGGCGGCCTGGCCGACGCGCTCGGCCGCAAGCCGGTGCTGTTCGTCGCCTGGGCGGTCTGCCTCGTCTCGCTGGTGCTCTTCGTGGTGGCCGACTCGTTCTGGATGTTCTTCCTGGTCTGGGCGTTGCAGGGGATCTACCGGGCGCTCGACAGCGGCCCCCTGGAGTCCTGGTACGTCGACGCCACCCTGGCCGCCGACCCGGAGGCCGAGTACGAGCGCGGGCTCGGCTGGGCCGGCACGGTCATCGGTGTCGCCATCGGCGCCGGCGCGCTGCTCGGCGGCGGCCTGGTCGCGCTCGGGCCGGTCGGGCCGGTCAGCGCGCTGACCCTCCCCGTGCTGGTGGCCATCGTCCTGCAGGCGGCCGCGCTGGTCGCGCTCACCGTGCTGCTGGTGGAACACCGGCCGGCCCGGGGCGCCGCCGCCGTGCGGGCCTCGGTGGCCGAGGCACCCCGGATGGTCGGCCAGGCCGTCGGCCTGCTGCGCCGCAACCGGGTGCTGCTCGCGCTGGTCGCCGTCGAGCTGTTCTGGGGCTTCGGCATGATCACCTTCGAGTCGCTGCTGCCGGTGCGCCTGGCCGAGGTGGTCGGCGGCGCCGACCGGGCCGCCGCGCTGCTCGGCCCGGCCAGTTCGGCGGCCTGGCTGGCCAACGCGGCCGGCGCCGCGCTGACCCCGCTGCTGCTGCGCCGCCTCGGTGCCGCGCCCGCCGCCGCGCTCATGCGGGTGCTCCAGGGCGTCACCGTGGTCGGGATGGGCCTGCTCGCCGGCCCGGTCGGCGTGCTCATCGCCTACCTGGCCTGCTACACCGTGCACGGCGCGTCGAACCCGCTGCACATGGGGCTGCTGCACCGGCAGGTCGACGGTCCCTACCGGACCAGCGTGCTCTCGCTGAACTCGATGATGGGCCAGCCGGCCGGCGCGCTCGGCGCGGTGGTGCTGACCGCCCTGGCCGACGCCACCAGCGTCACCGTCGCCATGCTGGTCGGCGCCGTGGTGCTCGCCGTGGCCGCCCCCCTCTACCTGCCGGCCTGGCGGGTCGGGCGCCGGACGGCGACGGCGGAGCCCGAGGCGGGCGAGCAGCGGCCCGGTGACTCGGCCGCCGGCCCGGGCCACCCCGGCCGGGCGCTCGACCCCGCCGGCCCGGTGGACCCCGGCACGGTCGTCGTCTCCGCGCCGGCCCGGTCGGACTGA
- a CDS encoding GNAT family N-acetyltransferase, with protein MITADQVLLGRDTLLAATGHHPYARHALWRDQEARGWRRDGAVGWLLPPEHGPAGGALGAPGPALDVFAGLVADGTLHAGQWLHLPRTDPAAVVDRLTVARLDEWDFLWTTAAPPEQPEEGRVVRLGEADHPALAALIEEAFPSTTSRPGDPRIVDWYGIRDGDRLVACGADRSRGDIGFLAGLTVAPDRRGRGLGAALTAGMTRALLGRHDQVALGVYTANVGAIRLYRRLGYAGTEPRTSVHLA; from the coding sequence ATGATCACTGCCGACCAGGTCCTGCTGGGGCGGGACACCCTGCTCGCCGCCACCGGTCACCACCCGTACGCCCGGCACGCCCTCTGGCGGGACCAGGAGGCGCGGGGCTGGCGGCGGGACGGTGCGGTCGGCTGGCTGCTCCCGCCGGAGCACGGGCCGGCCGGCGGCGCGCTCGGGGCGCCCGGGCCGGCGCTGGACGTCTTCGCGGGCCTGGTGGCGGACGGGACGCTGCACGCCGGCCAGTGGCTGCACCTGCCCCGGACGGACCCGGCGGCGGTGGTCGACCGCCTCACCGTGGCCCGGCTCGACGAGTGGGACTTCCTCTGGACCACCGCCGCGCCGCCGGAGCAGCCGGAGGAGGGGCGGGTCGTCCGCCTCGGCGAGGCCGACCACCCCGCGCTGGCCGCGCTCATCGAGGAGGCCTTCCCCAGCACGACCTCCCGCCCGGGCGACCCGCGCATCGTCGACTGGTACGGCATCCGCGACGGCGACCGCCTGGTGGCGTGCGGGGCCGACCGGAGCCGGGGGGACATCGGCTTCCTGGCCGGGCTGACCGTGGCGCCCGACCGGCGGGGCCGCGGGCTCGGCGCGGCGCTCACCGCCGGGATGACCCGTGCCCTGCTGGGCCGGCACGACCAGGTGGCGCTCGGCGTCTACACCGCCAACGTGGGGGCGATCCGGCTCTACCGCCGGCTCGGCTACGCCGGCACCGAGCCCCGCACCTCGGTCCACCTGGCCTGA
- a CDS encoding GNAT family N-acetyltransferase, whose protein sequence is MTPVHSVRPVRLTGSRCELRELGDADVASLYALMTDPRVFDRVLDEQPPSPDELRDAVSAWRAEADGDPRPVYRLAAVEGDRLVGLGTLTVESPQHRRGEIGYVVHADHWGRGLGSEIAGLLLRLAFEQVGLHRVEATTRPDHVASVRVLEKAGLRREGISRDHLLVRGSWWDSVRYAILATDR, encoded by the coding sequence GTGACTCCCGTCCACTCCGTACGACCGGTGCGACTGACCGGTTCCCGCTGCGAGCTGCGCGAACTGGGTGACGCCGACGTCGCGTCGCTGTACGCGCTGATGACCGACCCGCGGGTCTTCGACCGGGTGCTCGACGAGCAGCCGCCCTCCCCGGACGAGCTCCGGGACGCCGTGTCGGCGTGGCGGGCCGAGGCCGACGGCGACCCGCGACCGGTGTACCGGCTGGCTGCCGTCGAGGGCGACCGGCTGGTCGGGCTGGGCACCCTGACCGTGGAGAGCCCGCAGCACCGGCGTGGGGAGATCGGCTACGTGGTGCACGCCGACCACTGGGGCCGGGGCCTCGGCAGCGAGATCGCCGGCCTGCTGCTGCGGCTCGCGTTCGAGCAGGTGGGCCTGCACCGCGTCGAGGCGACCACCCGCCCGGACCACGTCGCCTCGGTCCGGGTGCTGGAGAAGGCCGGCCTGCGGCGGGAGGGGATCAGCCGGGACCACCTGCTGGTCCGCGGCTCCTGGTGGGACTCGGTCCGGTACGCGATCCTCGCCACCGACCGCTGA